From one Lolium rigidum isolate FL_2022 chromosome 4, APGP_CSIRO_Lrig_0.1, whole genome shotgun sequence genomic stretch:
- the LOC124647373 gene encoding protein SSUH2 homolog: MTMEAERDGEEQRRPLLSSSSPPAAAAVHSSSSALRGGGGGWAGGGPEFCAAEESAASFSSPNYYPPAPEPHHDDVYPPSVYGDVLSPSPLPAPTPPHTHVSDRDALDEVEIRNLLIDHVDHQCCWGSQPARTWEITSTNDCTVYVGTLETFIEERDSIIRKEPYHGGNIDGRDHGPVLGVWELDLRSEFPPLFVEKKVVVKIPHSDVPEKCSDCKGRGERPCPTCNTGHMTQCCECQGRGLVACQDGSNDESDTVCGICNGQGMVPCIACGARGILTCKTCDGCGSLLAHRCARVRWKILSARKVSVAAGAASVPEEVFHRAKGVQLCNIQAYQCTPAFFADSYPLNQFSSEVVASRLPVPPSARVISERHIISEVPVTRVTMSHRKRSFSFYVVGYSRDVFVRDYPSNFCWGLCCCFEWLWN; the protein is encoded by the exons ATGACCATGGAGGCGGAGCGCGacggcgaggagcagcggcggcctcTCCTCTCATCATCCTCCCCGCCAG cagcagcagcggtgcACAGCAGCTCGTCGGCgctgcgcggcggcggaggaggttggGCCGGCGGCGGGCCGGAGTTCTGCGCTGCCGAGGAGTCcgccgcctccttctcctcaCCTAACTACTATCCCCCGGCCCCGGAGCCCCACCACGACGACGTCTACCCACCGTCCGTATACGGCGACGTCCTCTCCCCGTCCCCATTGCCTGCCCCCACTCCTCCACATACGCATG TTTCTGATAGGGATGCACTGGATGAGGTGGAAATACGGAACCTGCTTATTGATCATGTCGACCATCAATGCTGCTGGGGAAGTCAACCTGCTCGCACATGGGAAATTACGTCCACCAATGACTGCACTGTATATGTTGGAACTTTGGAAACTTTCATCGAGGAAAGGGATTCCATAATACGAAAGGAACCTTATCATGGTGGTAACATAGATGGAAGAGACCACGGTCCTGTTCTTGGTGTGTGGGAACTAGATTTGAGATCTGAGTTTCCCCCGCTCTTTGTGGAAAAGAAAGTGGTAGTCAAGATTCCTCATTCAGATGTTCCTGAAAAATGCTCAG ATTGCAAGGGTCGTGGAGAAAGGCCATGTCCTACTTGTAACACTGGTCATATGACCCAGTGCTGTGAATGTCAAGGCAGGGGTTTAGTTGCTTGCCAAGATGGATCTAATGATGAATCTGATACAGT ATGCGGAATCTGCAACGGTCAAGGAATGGTGCCCTGTATAGCATGTGGAGCTCGTGGTATATTGACATGCAAGACATGTGATGGCTGTGGTTCTCTTCTTGCACATAGATGTGCTCGTGTTCGATG GAAGATACTGTCCGCCAGAAAAGTTAGTGTGGCAGCTGGAGCTGCTTCGGTTCCTGAAGAAGTTTTTCATAGAGCCAAAGGGGTGCAACTATGCAACATACAGGCATACCAATGCACTCCTGCTTTCTTTGCTGATTCATACCCGCTCAACCAGTTCTCCTCAGAGGTTGTTGCTAGCCGGCTGCCAGTTCCGCCATCTGCAAGGGTCATTTCCGAGAGACACATCATCTCGGAGGTGCCTGTTACCCGCGTCACGATGTCTCACCGCAAGCGATCTTTCAGCTTCTATGTCGTTGGCTATAGCAGGGATGTTTTTGTAAGGGACTATCCTTCAAATTTCTGTTGGGGCCTCTGCTGTTGCTTCGAATGGTTGTGGAACTAG